In Mongoliitalea daihaiensis, one DNA window encodes the following:
- a CDS encoding EcsC family protein, whose amino-acid sequence MSNSKAGILFFVAFRMGKSESTYEQLALAEMMAWLMEVKQRPSIMGIVTAGAQQAFNTIIPDKVHQAITFAMEKMVKAVLVGNQYITGDPFHTANLVDRETKVKDIITLYQRTASVEGAVTGAGGILLGLADLPAFLMIKMKMLFEIARLYGYDTSNLQERIFLLYVFKLTFSSQESRNETIRLLENWQDYVGRYPGHVEAFDWRAFQLAYRDYLDLAKLLQLIPIIGAGVGAVTNYKLSAKLGHFAMQAYRMRYFDL is encoded by the coding sequence GTGAGCAATAGCAAGGCAGGAATTTTATTTTTTGTAGCTTTCCGTATGGGGAAAAGTGAATCTACCTACGAACAACTTGCCTTGGCTGAAATGATGGCTTGGCTCATGGAAGTAAAGCAGCGGCCAAGTATCATGGGTATTGTAACTGCTGGAGCTCAGCAGGCGTTCAATACGATTATCCCAGATAAAGTTCATCAAGCGATTACATTTGCTATGGAAAAAATGGTGAAGGCAGTGTTGGTAGGCAATCAATATATTACAGGGGATCCCTTCCATACAGCAAACTTGGTGGATCGTGAAACCAAGGTAAAGGATATCATCACCCTCTATCAACGGACCGCAAGCGTGGAAGGTGCCGTGACAGGTGCAGGGGGGATTTTACTAGGATTGGCTGATTTACCTGCTTTTTTAATGATCAAAATGAAGATGCTTTTTGAAATTGCCCGCCTTTATGGGTATGATACCTCCAACTTACAGGAGCGTATTTTTTTATTGTATGTTTTTAAACTTACATTTTCTTCTCAGGAAAGCAGAAATGAAACCATTCGGTTGTTGGAGAATTGGCAAGACTATGTAGGTCGATATCCTGGGCATGTTGAAGCCTTCGATTGGCGAGCCTTTCAATTAGCTTATAGGGATTATTTGGACTTGGCGAAGCTGTTGCAGTTGATACCTATCATCGGTGCGGGGGTAGGGGCCGTAACCAATTACAAGTTAAGTGCTAAGCTTGGGCACTTTGCCATGCAGGCCTATAGGATGAGGTATTTTGATCTTTGA
- a CDS encoding DUF2116 family Zn-ribbon domain-containing protein yields MYTIKNFCLYCGKLVRGRSDKKFCDDYCRNSHNNHRRSVDSGEVRTILSILKTNQKILATVLRDGEEFAKVSFVRLCELGYNFKYHTHTNVCKHSLSYQFCFERGIYRINKDWVIVLRDLGDSYLSEFSSKLIREYPSSNQQNFA; encoded by the coding sequence ATGTACACTATCAAGAATTTTTGCCTGTACTGCGGAAAGCTTGTTCGTGGTCGGTCAGACAAGAAGTTTTGTGATGATTATTGCCGCAATAGCCACAATAATCATAGGCGCTCGGTGGATAGCGGGGAGGTTCGGACCATCCTTAGCATCTTGAAAACAAACCAAAAAATTTTAGCAACAGTACTCCGGGATGGAGAGGAGTTTGCTAAGGTTTCTTTTGTGAGGTTGTGTGAATTGGGGTACAATTTTAAGTATCATACCCATACGAATGTGTGTAAACATAGTTTATCCTATCAGTTTTGCTTCGAACGAGGCATTTATCGGATAAATAAAGATTGGGTCATTGTGCTAAGGGATTTGGGAGACTCTTATCTCAGTGAGTTTAGTTCTAAACTCATTCGAGAGTATCCTTCATCCAACCAACAAAATTTCGCGTAA